From Gemmatimonadota bacterium, a single genomic window includes:
- a CDS encoding arylesterase yields the protein MHKRVPTWLLPVIWLLPVIWLLPVAAADSGQDASGEGAPMTVLFYGNSLTAGFGVDPDEAFPQLVQNKIDGLGWPFKVINGGVGGETTAGGLSRIDWVLQNRPDVFILELGGNDGLRGVDPGVTRRNLRVIIRRVRERYPATKIILAGMQAPPNMGQRFVTEFREIYPELAQSERVSLIPFILEGVGGIPELNQPDGIHPTAEGHAIMAELVWKALEPVLKGLLP from the coding sequence ATGCATAAACGAGTGCCCACCTGGCTGCTCCCCGTGATCTGGCTGCTCCCCGTGATCTGGCTGCTCCCCGTCGCCGCGGCGGACAGCGGGCAGGACGCGTCGGGCGAAGGGGCGCCGATGACCGTGCTGTTCTATGGCAACAGCCTTACGGCGGGGTTCGGGGTTGATCCCGACGAGGCCTTTCCGCAACTCGTGCAGAATAAGATCGACGGGCTCGGCTGGCCGTTCAAGGTGATCAACGGCGGCGTGGGCGGAGAGACCACGGCGGGCGGCCTGAGCCGTATCGACTGGGTGCTGCAGAACCGTCCGGACGTGTTCATCCTCGAACTCGGCGGGAACGACGGGCTGCGGGGCGTCGACCCCGGCGTCACCCGCCGGAACCTGCGGGTCATCATCCGTCGCGTCCGGGAGCGGTATCCAGCGACGAAAATCATACTCGCCGGCATGCAGGCGCCGCCCAATATGGGCCAGCGCTTTGTGACCGAGTTCAGGGAGATCTACCCGGAGCTGGCGCAATCGGAGCGTGTCTCGCTGATCCCCTTCATTCTCGAGGGCGTCGGCGGCATACCGGAGTTGAATCAGCCGGATGGCATCCATCCGACCGCGGAAGGGCACGCGATCATGGCCGAGCTGGTCTGGAAAGCACTCGAGCCGGTTTTGAAGGGACTTCTGCCCTGA